Within the Pseudomonas sp. SL4(2022) genome, the region GTTGGAGGCCGTGGCGGATGCTGAGCCTGACCCTTATGCCCGCAAAGGTCTTCAGTTGCTGGTCGATGGTGTAGAGCCGGAGGCAATACGCAGTATCCTTGAGGTTGATCTTTACACTCAGGAAGGGCGTGATATCCAGGCAGCTAAAGTTTTTGAAAGTATGGGGGGGTACGCTCCCACCATAGGAATTATCGGTGCTGTTATGGGGTTGATCCATGTAATGGGTAACCTGGCTGACCCGAGTATGTTGGGCAGCGGCATAGCAGTGGCATTTGTTGCCACTATTTACGGTGTCGGTTTCGCCAACCTGTTGTTATTGCCTATCGGTAACAAACTCAAGGCCATCGCTCAGCGCCAGTCGCGGTATCGTGAGATGTTGCTGGAAGGTCTCCTGTCGATTGCCGAGGGCGAGAACCCTCGCTCCATCGAATTAAAGCTGCAAGGCTTTATGGATTGATGGAGGCACTATATGGCCCGCAGGCGTCACCAAGAAGAACATGAAAACCATGAGCGTTGGCTTGTTTCCTATGCCGACTTCATCACCCTGCTATTCGCATTTTTTGTGGTGATGTATTCAATCTCCTCGATCAACGAGGGCAAGTACAAAATTCTCTCGGACAGTCTGACCGGCGTGTTCAATCAGCCAGATCGTGCTATCAAGCCTATTCCCGTTGGGGATGAGCGGCCGCGTACAACCGAGCCCGACCGCTCTCTGGTTGATGAAGATAGCACCTTGTCAGCCGCCGATTCATTGGAAAGCATTGCCAATAGTGTGCGCGAGGCTTTTGGTGATCTGATTCAGTCCGAGCAGCTCAAGGTCAGTGGTAACGAGTTGTGGATCGAGATCGAGCTCAGCTCCAGTTTGTTGTTTACCAGTGGTGATGCGATCCCTAACAATGCTGCTTTCGACATCATTGAGAAGGTCGCCAAAATACTGGCGCCTTATGAAAATCCGATTCATGTTGAAGGCTTTACCGATAATCTGCCGAT harbors:
- a CDS encoding flagellar motor protein yields the protein MDVLSLIGVILAFVAILGGNYLEGGHAAALLNGPAALIVVGGTLGAAFLQAPVNVFKRALAIISWIFFPPRVDLQGGINRVVGWSMTARKEGLLGLEAVADAEPDPYARKGLQLLVDGVEPEAIRSILEVDLYTQEGRDIQAAKVFESMGGYAPTIGIIGAVMGLIHVMGNLADPSMLGSGIAVAFVATIYGVGFANLLLLPIGNKLKAIAQRQSRYREMLLEGLLSIAEGENPRSIELKLQGFMD
- the motD gene encoding flagellar motor protein MotD, whose protein sequence is MARRRHQEEHENHERWLVSYADFITLLFAFFVVMYSISSINEGKYKILSDSLTGVFNQPDRAIKPIPVGDERPRTTEPDRSLVDEDSTLSAADSLESIANSVREAFGDLIQSEQLKVSGNELWIEIELSSSLLFTSGDAIPNNAAFDIIEKVAKILAPYENPIHVEGFTDNLPIQTAQFPSNWELSAARAASIVRMLSMDGVNPGRLAAVGYGEFQPVADNTTAEGRGRNRRVVLVISRNLDVRRSVSGVGSANAKPDQALQRAGTQPANAPIAPAPQAGAVNPPSPAP